Proteins found in one Marinobacter antarcticus genomic segment:
- the purT gene encoding formate-dependent phosphoribosylglycinamide formyltransferase — MNNVGKVTLGTPLKANAYKVLLCGSGELGKEVAIELQRFGVEVIAADRYANAPAMQVAHRSHVIDMLDAKALRNIIELEEPDLIVPEIEAIATAELVKLEQEGYRVIPSARAVDLTMNREGIRRLAAEELGLSASPYRFVDTKELFVDAVTTIGLPVVVKPVMSSSGKGQSTVTDEGQIDAAWEYAQTGGRAGKGRVIVEGFVTFDYEITLLTVRHSGGVSFCEPIGHRQEGGDYRESWQPQPMSAKALERSREVALKITENLGGYGVYGVELFIHGDDVYFSEVSPRPHDTGLVTLVSQDLSEFALHARAILGLPIPAIRQLGPSASAVILPEGDSSEVAFSGLEVALSEQDVQLRLFGKPELSGRRRMGVALAKGVTIEQAKSKAVAAVAAINVHL; from the coding sequence TTGAATAATGTTGGCAAGGTAACGCTGGGTACACCGCTTAAAGCGAATGCCTATAAAGTGCTGTTGTGTGGTTCGGGGGAGCTCGGCAAAGAGGTTGCCATTGAGCTGCAGAGATTTGGGGTTGAAGTAATCGCCGCAGATCGATATGCCAATGCGCCTGCCATGCAGGTTGCCCACCGCAGTCACGTGATTGATATGCTGGATGCAAAGGCACTGCGTAACATTATTGAACTGGAAGAACCGGATCTCATTGTCCCGGAAATAGAAGCAATCGCGACTGCCGAACTGGTCAAGCTTGAGCAAGAGGGTTACAGGGTTATTCCTTCAGCCAGGGCAGTTGACCTTACAATGAACAGAGAAGGGATACGGCGCCTTGCCGCAGAGGAGCTGGGGCTTAGCGCCTCACCTTACCGGTTTGTTGATACAAAAGAACTGTTCGTTGATGCGGTCACTACCATTGGATTACCTGTTGTTGTTAAACCGGTGATGAGCTCTTCCGGTAAAGGACAGAGCACGGTTACCGATGAGGGTCAGATTGATGCAGCCTGGGAGTATGCTCAGACGGGTGGTCGTGCGGGCAAAGGCCGGGTCATCGTTGAAGGTTTTGTGACATTTGATTATGAAATAACCTTACTGACCGTAAGGCACTCTGGCGGAGTCAGTTTTTGCGAACCTATCGGTCATCGTCAGGAAGGCGGTGACTATCGCGAATCCTGGCAGCCGCAACCCATGAGCGCCAAAGCGCTGGAGAGGTCTCGCGAAGTTGCTTTGAAAATCACAGAAAACCTCGGTGGTTATGGGGTATATGGAGTAGAGCTGTTCATCCATGGTGATGATGTCTACTTCTCGGAAGTGTCCCCAAGGCCGCATGACACCGGACTTGTAACGCTCGTGTCTCAGGATCTGTCGGAGTTTGCTTTGCACGCGCGTGCAATTTTGGGTTTACCGATTCCGGCAATCCGGCAGCTGGGGCCGTCGGCTTCTGCTGTTATCCTGCCTGAAGGTGATTCCTCGGAAGTAGCCTTTTCCGGACTGGAAGTGGCGCTTTCCGAGCAGGATGTGCAGCTAAGGCTGTTTGGTAAGCCGGAGCTTTCGGGTCGCCGCCGGATGGGGGTTGCACTGGCTAAGGGCGTTACAATCGAACAAGCTAAAAGCAAGGCTGTAGCAGCGGTTGCAGCGATTAATGTTCATCTATAG
- a CDS encoding DUF1289 domain-containing protein has protein sequence MAIEDKVRSPCVSICALDERDVCIGCQRTSDEILHWSSMNNCERKAVLVKVAEREQEIAL, from the coding sequence ATGGCTATAGAGGATAAAGTCCGCTCGCCCTGCGTGAGTATATGTGCTCTCGATGAGCGTGATGTCTGCATAGGATGCCAGCGCACCAGTGATGAAATTTTGCATTGGAGCTCAATGAACAACTGTGAACGTAAAGCAGTGCTTGTAAAAGTTGCTGAGCGGGAGCAGGAGATTGCACTTTAA